The stretch of DNA TCAAATGGAGTTTCCGGATGAAGGCGCGCAGGTCCTCATCCCGTGAATAAAAAACAGCTTCATAAATGGGCAGCAGATTATGCTCCTTGTTCACGACGAGCCGGACGGAAATCTGTCTGGCCAAAATGTCTTTGTCGCTCTTCTCCTGTCCGATCAGCAATTCCTTCCGTCGGATCGCCGCTTCGATATGGGCCTGTTCCAAAATAGCAATGAGGCATTCATTTTTGGATGAAAAATAATTGTAAAAAGTCCCTTTCGATATTTTGGCTGCATCCAGGATATCCTGAATGGAAGTGGTGTTGAACCCTTTCTCTACAAAGAGCCGTTGCGCCGTCAACAGGACTTGGCGTTTTCTTTCGTTCATCTATATCACCTTGCTGTCAGTTTGTCTTTCAATGCAGAAATTGAACTATAAGTATAATTTCAATTTTAGTTGATAAATGTTGATATAGCAATGAAACAATTTTTTTAGGAGGGTAAGGAAGAATTATAATTGATTAATTTGGACTGCGGGTATAAACTGATTAATAGATTGTACGCAGGGTATATTTTTTATACAGCAGGTATGGGGGGATATATATGAAAGATAGTATAGATGTAAAAAAGCTGCATGAGAAACCGCCATACGGCATGATTGCGATTTTGTTCATCGGGGCGTTTGTTGCATTGCTGAACAATACGTTGTTGAATGTCGCCTTGCCGACCATCATGACGGAATTTGATGTGAAGCCGTCGGTCGTTCAGTGGTTGACGACTGGCTATATGTTAGTGAACGGGATTCTTATCCCGGCCAGTGCCTTTTTTATTCAGAAGTTTACGAACCGCTCCTTATTCCTGACGGCGATGATCCTGTTTTCGCTAGGGACTTTGCTGGCCATTTTTGCACCGGCATTCTGGGTGCTGGTCGCGGCCCGGATGATTCAGGCGGCAGGCTCCGCCATGATGATGCCGCTGTTGATGAATGTCATGTTGACGGCTTTTCCGATCGAGCGCCGCGGTACCGCCATGGGGCTGTTCGGTCTCGTCATGATTACAGCGCCCGCGATCGGGCCGACCTTATCGGGCTGGCTCGTAGAAAACTATTCATGGCGCATGCTCTTTATCATTGTATTGCCGTTTGCGGTTCTGACACTCATTTTCGCGTTTTTCAAACTGCGGAATATCACGCCGAACCGTGACATTCAATTGGATGTATTTTCATTGATCCTATCCAGCATCGGATTCGGCGGCCTGCTATATGGCTTCAGTTCGGCAGCAGATGCGGATAAGGGATGGGATTCGCCGATTGTCTATGGCACGATCATCCTTGGTGCACTCGCTTTGATCACATTCGTTGTCAAGCAGCTTCGCATGTCCGATCCGATGCTGGATTTCCGGATTTACAAGCATCCAATGTTCGCTTTGGCATCGGTCATTTCTGTCGTCTTGTCGGTCGCCATGTTCTCAGGGATGATCTTGACGCCGCTCTACGTCCAGACGATACGGGGCATCTCGCCATTCCATTCCGGCTTGCTTATGCTCCCGGGGGCGATCGTGATGGGTCTCATGTCGCCGATTACAGGAAGACTGTTTGATAAGTTCGGCGCACGTATCCTTGCCATCGTTGGGCTGATCATTACGACGATTGCGACGTTCGATCTCAGCCGACTTGGAATGGATACGGGCTATTATTATTTGATGTTCGTTTATACATTGCGCATGTTCGGGATTTCCATGGTCATGATGCCGATCATGACGAATGGGTTGAACCAATTGCCGATGCAATCAAATCCGCATGGTACTGCCATTAATAATACGTTGCAGCAAGTGTCCGGAGCGATCGGTTCCGCAATTCTGTTGACGATCATGACGAAGCGTTCCGAAAGTGAGGGAGC from Bacillus sp. OxB-1 encodes:
- a CDS encoding DHA2 family efflux MFS transporter permease subunit, whose protein sequence is MKDSIDVKKLHEKPPYGMIAILFIGAFVALLNNTLLNVALPTIMTEFDVKPSVVQWLTTGYMLVNGILIPASAFFIQKFTNRSLFLTAMILFSLGTLLAIFAPAFWVLVAARMIQAAGSAMMMPLLMNVMLTAFPIERRGTAMGLFGLVMITAPAIGPTLSGWLVENYSWRMLFIIVLPFAVLTLIFAFFKLRNITPNRDIQLDVFSLILSSIGFGGLLYGFSSAADADKGWDSPIVYGTIILGALALITFVVKQLRMSDPMLDFRIYKHPMFALASVISVVLSVAMFSGMILTPLYVQTIRGISPFHSGLLMLPGAIVMGLMSPITGRLFDKFGARILAIVGLIITTIATFDLSRLGMDTGYYYLMFVYTLRMFGISMVMMPIMTNGLNQLPMQSNPHGTAINNTLQQVSGAIGSAILLTIMTKRSESEGARLFAEAQASGDVPTTAEGIAQLEQTLGAQAMLEGINFSFFISTIVTIVALVLTFFVKRVLPPQYESSAASGQQAADTNK